One stretch of Lachnospiraceae bacterium oral taxon 096 DNA includes these proteins:
- the recN gene encoding DNA repair protein RecN — protein sequence MLLELCVRNLALIEKADVEFHSGLNVLTGETGAGKSILIDSINMALGAKASKDRIRYGADYGYVELIFSVEDEKKCEKLKEMGLEMGPDGQLIITRKIYPQRNVIRINDETCTLQKLRNITAILIDIHGQHEHQSLMSSTNYLEILDVYAGQKALQCKQKIAKYYREYKAVCERLSESMDEHMRVREKEILEYEIQEISQANIRPGEEDELATKFQRLKNANRIQDALAQALQAISQDYISEAEKKVNLVSVYDEQIADIEQQLRDISNLIDESMRSMEDYIAQAEYDEGEFLQVQERLDFIRHIQSKYGIDTDEIGALLEKKEIRLAYLNDYDLEKERELEEKERLEQELEVLSNQMHDYRIDTAKKLIVSITEELRDLNFLGVQFDIQVTRLKNYTLTGNDTIEFLISTNPGQPLKPLKDVASGGELSRMMLALKTVLASVDEVDTLIFDEIDSGISGRTAQKVSEKLVRIGKQRQVICISHLPQIAAMADYHYHIVKETDGVSTKTEITEVLGDEIVAELARLLGGSEITQAVLDTAGEMKKLADKKKIELI from the coding sequence TTCATTCTGGTCTAAATGTATTGACGGGAGAAACTGGTGCAGGAAAATCCATATTGATTGATTCCATCAATATGGCCTTGGGGGCAAAGGCGAGCAAAGATCGCATTCGATATGGTGCAGATTATGGATATGTGGAATTGATTTTTAGCGTAGAGGATGAGAAAAAGTGTGAAAAATTGAAGGAAATGGGCTTAGAGATGGGCCCAGATGGGCAATTGATTATCACAAGAAAAATTTATCCTCAAAGAAATGTGATTCGCATCAATGATGAAACTTGTACTTTGCAAAAGCTAAGAAATATCACTGCAATTTTGATTGATATTCATGGTCAGCATGAGCACCAGTCGTTAATGAGTTCCACAAATTACCTAGAGATTTTAGATGTCTATGCGGGGCAGAAGGCATTACAGTGCAAGCAGAAAATTGCAAAATATTACCGAGAGTACAAGGCGGTATGTGAGCGGTTGTCTGAGTCAATGGACGAGCATATGCGTGTGAGAGAAAAGGAAATTTTGGAATATGAAATTCAAGAGATTTCGCAGGCAAACATTCGACCAGGAGAAGAAGACGAGTTGGCAACAAAATTTCAGCGATTAAAAAATGCCAATAGAATTCAAGATGCCCTTGCACAGGCATTGCAGGCCATTTCACAGGACTATATTTCAGAGGCGGAAAAGAAAGTCAATCTTGTCAGTGTGTATGATGAGCAAATTGCAGACATTGAACAGCAACTAAGGGATATTTCGAATTTAATTGATGAGTCAATGCGGTCAATGGAAGATTATATTGCACAGGCAGAATACGATGAGGGAGAATTTTTGCAGGTGCAAGAGAGATTGGATTTCATTCGTCATATACAGAGTAAGTATGGAATTGATACAGATGAAATTGGAGCTTTGTTGGAGAAAAAAGAGATAAGACTTGCCTATTTAAATGATTATGATTTGGAGAAGGAGCGTGAACTAGAGGAGAAAGAACGATTAGAGCAAGAGCTTGAGGTACTTTCGAATCAAATGCATGATTATCGAATAGATACAGCAAAGAAGTTGATTGTTTCCATCACAGAGGAATTGAGAGATTTGAATTTCTTGGGCGTTCAATTTGACATCCAAGTGACAAGATTAAAGAATTATACTTTGACTGGAAATGATACAATAGAGTTTTTAATTAGCACGAATCCAGGACAGCCATTAAAGCCACTAAAAGATGTGGCCAGTGGAGGCGAGCTGTCTAGGATGATGCTTGCACTAAAAACAGTGCTTGCGAGTGTGGACGAGGTGGATACATTAATTTTTGATGAGATTGACAGTGGGATTAGCGGAAGAACCGCACAGAAGGTGTCAGAGAAATTGGTGAGGATTGGAAAACAGCGTCAGGTAATATGTATCTCTCATCTTCCACAGATTGCAGCTATGGCAGATTATCACTACCATATTGTAAAGGAGACGGATGGAGTTTCGACAAAGACAGAGATTACAGAAGTTCTCGGAGATGAAATTGTGGCAGAGCTTGCAAGACTTTTGGGCGGCAGTGAAATTACACAGGCTGTACTTGATACAGCGGGGGAAATGAAGAAATTGGCAGATAAAAAGAAGATTGAGCTAATTTAG
- the glgA gene encoding glycogen synthase GlgA, translating into MKNILFVASEAVPFIKTGGLADVVGSLPKYFDKRYFDCRVIIPKYLCMKQEFKDKMEYVTHFYMSYLGRDRYVGILKTEVEGITFYFVDNEEYFAGDKPYGDWLKDIEKFSFFSQAALSALPLINFHPDVVHCHDWQTGLIPVYLKDRFRGGEFFRDMKSVITIHNLKFQGVWDIKTIQRLSGLSDYYFVPDKLESYKDGNLLKGGIVFADAVTTVSATYAKEIQMPFYGEGLDGLMRARNHDLRGIVNGIDYKVFNPATDRLIDHNYSIVDFRKEKVKNKLALQQKLGLYQDEGKFMMGIVSRLTSQKGLDLIEYMMDEICRDDVQLVVLGTGDAQYENMFRHFAWKYPDRVSAQIYYSEDISHQIYAASDAFLMPSQFEPCGLSQLMALRYGSIPIVRETGGLRDTVEPYNEFEGKGTGFAFANYNAHEMLHTINYAKYIFYNKRREWNKMVARAMDVDFSWMHSALKYQELYDWLIGY; encoded by the coding sequence ATGAAGAATATACTTTTTGTGGCATCAGAAGCAGTTCCATTTATTAAGACAGGAGGACTGGCTGATGTTGTAGGATCTTTGCCAAAGTATTTTGACAAGAGATATTTTGATTGTAGGGTTATTATTCCGAAGTATTTGTGCATGAAGCAAGAGTTCAAAGATAAAATGGAGTATGTAACTCATTTTTATATGTCCTATTTGGGAAGAGATCGCTATGTGGGAATACTCAAGACAGAAGTAGAGGGAATAACATTTTACTTCGTGGACAATGAAGAGTATTTTGCAGGGGATAAGCCATATGGAGATTGGTTAAAGGATATTGAAAAGTTTTCATTCTTTTCACAGGCTGCATTGTCGGCACTTCCATTGATTAATTTTCATCCAGATGTTGTTCATTGTCATGATTGGCAGACAGGACTCATTCCTGTATACTTAAAAGATCGCTTCCGTGGTGGAGAATTCTTTAGAGATATGAAGTCGGTCATCACAATACATAATTTAAAGTTCCAAGGTGTGTGGGATATTAAGACGATTCAGCGTCTGTCGGGGCTTTCAGATTATTACTTTGTGCCAGACAAATTGGAGTCGTATAAGGATGGAAATCTTTTAAAGGGAGGCATTGTCTTTGCAGATGCAGTGACAACGGTGAGTGCGACCTATGCCAAGGAGATCCAGATGCCATTTTATGGTGAGGGATTGGATGGATTGATGAGAGCGAGAAATCATGATCTTCGAGGCATTGTCAATGGTATAGATTATAAGGTGTTTAATCCAGCAACAGATCGCTTGATTGATCATAATTACAGCATTGTCGATTTTAGAAAAGAGAAAGTAAAGAACAAATTGGCTTTGCAACAAAAATTGGGCCTTTACCAAGATGAAGGAAAGTTTATGATGGGCATTGTATCTCGATTGACAAGTCAAAAGGGGCTTGATCTCATTGAGTACATGATGGATGAAATCTGTAGAGATGATGTTCAGTTGGTAGTTTTGGGCACAGGTGATGCACAATATGAAAATATGTTCCGCCACTTTGCTTGGAAGTATCCAGATCGTGTGTCGGCACAGATTTATTATTCCGAGGACATTTCCCATCAGATTTATGCAGCAAGTGATGCATTTTTGATGCCATCTCAATTTGAGCCATGTGGTTTGAGCCAATTGATGGCTCTTCGCTATGGAAGTATTCCAATTGTGCGAGAGACAGGAGGTCTCAGGGACACCGTAGAGCCATATAATGAGTTTGAGGGAAAAGGAACAGGATTTGCCTTTGCAAATTACAATGCACATGAAATGTTACACACCATCAACTATGCGAAGTATATCTTTTATAATAAGAGGCGTGAGTGGAACAAGATGGTGGCAAGAGCAATGGATGTTGATTTTTCTTGGATGCACTCGGCATTAAAGTATCAAGAATTATATGATTGGTTGATTGGATATTAG